In a genomic window of Mycolicibacter heraklionensis:
- a CDS encoding Rv3235 family protein, which yields MPIDPTPPPHSAVAPMLDYEPPARPTMPCRPTHSPTSSPSARTRRGHSPRTRADRPARNVLPAALQSAAVFADAALRRVLEVVDGRRPSTHLHPLLAAGLADSVVSARLATAGRVEPATLQRVRVQSAGSGEPASAVEVFGTYRRGRRTHALAGRVESIPRRGAGANSTAWQIVALHIG from the coding sequence GTGCCCATCGATCCCACCCCACCACCGCACTCGGCCGTCGCACCGATGCTCGACTACGAACCGCCTGCTCGCCCGACCATGCCGTGCCGGCCCACGCACTCGCCCACCTCCTCGCCGTCGGCCCGGACCCGCCGCGGGCATTCCCCGAGAACACGGGCCGATCGGCCCGCCCGCAACGTGTTACCGGCGGCGCTGCAGTCGGCCGCGGTGTTCGCCGACGCGGCGCTGCGCCGCGTCCTGGAAGTGGTGGACGGGCGCCGGCCGTCGACGCACCTGCATCCGCTACTCGCCGCCGGGCTGGCCGACTCGGTGGTGTCGGCTCGCCTGGCGACGGCGGGCCGGGTCGAGCCGGCCACCCTGCAGCGGGTCCGCGTGCAGTCGGCCGGTTCGGGCGAACCTGCCAGCGCGGTGGAGGTTTTCGGCACCTACCGGCGCGGACGGCGCACGCATGCACTGGCCGGTCGCGTCGAGTCGATCCCCCGGCGCGGCGCCGGCGCAAACAGCACCGCCTGGCAGATCGTCGCCCTGCACATCGGCTGA
- the secA gene encoding preprotein translocase subunit SecA, producing MLSKLLRFGEGRMVKRLRKVADYIDTLSGDVEALTDAELRAKTDEFRQRHADGESLDDLLPEAFAVAREAAWRVLSQRPFHVQLMGGAALHYGNVAEMKTGEGKTLTCVLPAYLNAIAGKGVHVVTVNDYLAKRDSEWMGRVHRFLGLEVGVILSQMSPDERRVAYNADVTYGTNNEFGFDYLRDNMAHALEQLVQRPHNFAIVDEVDSILIDEARTPLIISGPADGSSNWYSEFARIVPLMEKDVHYEVDLRKRTIGVHELGVEFVEDQLGIENLYEAANSPLVSYLNNALKAKELFNRDKDYIVRNGEVFIVDEFTGRVLVGRRYNEGMHQAIEAKERVEIKAENQTLATITLQNYFRLYDKLAGMTGTAETEAAELHEIYKLGVVPIPTNKPMARLDQIDLIYKTEEAKFLAVVDDVAERYEKGQPVLIGTTSVERSEYLSKQLTKRRVPHNVLNAKQHEREAHIIAEAGRRGAITVATNMAGRGTDIVLGGNVDFLADQRLRSQGLDPVETPDEYEAAWDATLREIKAVAAAEAEEVIAAGGLYVLGTERHESRRIDNQLRGRSGRQGDPGESRFYLSLGDELMRRFNGAALESLLTRLNLPDDVPIEAKMVTRAIKSAQTQVEQQNFEIRKNVLKYDEVMNQQRKVIYAERRRILDGENLAEQAHDMLVDVITAYVDGATAEGYAEDWDLEQLWTALKTLYPVGIDYHELLHADDIGEADDLTREELLEALLADAENAYAAREAQVDGTAGPGAMRELERGVLLSVLDRKWREHLYEMDYLKEGIGLRAMAQRDPLVEYQREGFDMFRGMLDGLKEESVGFLFNVAVEAVPKQTVAPVDAPEGLAEFGLRAKGIDGANGADGANGADGAAGLTYSGPDEDGSAQVRRARDLQPAGASNPQSRRERREAARREGRGARLPKAPRKS from the coding sequence GTGCTGTCCAAGTTGCTGCGTTTTGGTGAAGGCCGCATGGTCAAACGGCTCCGGAAGGTCGCGGACTACATCGACACCCTGTCCGGGGACGTCGAAGCGCTCACCGACGCGGAGCTGCGGGCCAAGACCGATGAGTTCCGCCAGCGGCACGCCGACGGTGAATCCCTTGACGACCTGCTGCCCGAGGCATTCGCGGTGGCCCGTGAGGCGGCCTGGCGGGTGCTGAGCCAGCGGCCGTTCCACGTGCAGCTGATGGGTGGCGCCGCCCTGCACTACGGCAACGTCGCCGAGATGAAGACCGGTGAGGGCAAGACCCTGACCTGTGTGCTGCCGGCCTACCTCAACGCGATCGCCGGCAAAGGCGTGCACGTCGTCACCGTCAACGACTACCTGGCCAAGCGCGACAGCGAGTGGATGGGCCGCGTGCACCGGTTCCTCGGCCTGGAGGTCGGGGTGATCTTGTCGCAGATGAGCCCGGACGAGCGGCGCGTCGCCTACAACGCCGACGTCACCTACGGGACCAACAACGAGTTCGGCTTCGACTACCTGCGCGACAACATGGCGCATGCGCTGGAACAGCTGGTGCAGCGCCCGCACAACTTCGCCATCGTCGACGAGGTCGACTCCATCCTGATCGACGAGGCCCGCACCCCGCTGATCATCTCCGGGCCGGCCGACGGCAGCTCCAACTGGTACTCCGAGTTCGCCCGGATCGTGCCGTTGATGGAGAAGGACGTCCACTACGAGGTGGACCTGCGCAAGCGCACCATCGGCGTGCACGAGCTCGGGGTGGAGTTCGTCGAGGACCAGCTCGGCATCGAGAACCTCTACGAGGCCGCCAACTCGCCGCTGGTCAGCTACCTCAACAACGCCCTGAAGGCCAAGGAGCTGTTCAACCGGGACAAGGACTACATCGTCCGCAACGGCGAGGTCTTCATCGTCGACGAGTTCACCGGCCGCGTGCTGGTGGGCCGGCGTTACAACGAGGGCATGCACCAGGCCATCGAGGCCAAGGAGCGGGTGGAGATCAAGGCCGAGAACCAGACCCTGGCCACCATCACCCTGCAGAACTACTTCCGGCTCTACGACAAGCTCGCCGGCATGACCGGCACCGCCGAGACCGAAGCCGCCGAGCTGCACGAGATTTACAAGCTGGGCGTGGTGCCGATCCCGACCAACAAGCCGATGGCGCGCCTCGACCAGATCGACCTCATCTACAAGACCGAGGAGGCCAAGTTCCTCGCGGTCGTCGACGATGTCGCCGAGCGCTACGAGAAGGGCCAGCCGGTGCTGATCGGCACCACCAGCGTGGAGCGCTCGGAGTACCTGTCCAAGCAGCTGACCAAGCGGCGGGTCCCGCACAACGTGCTCAACGCCAAGCAGCATGAGCGCGAGGCGCACATCATCGCCGAGGCGGGCCGGCGCGGTGCGATCACCGTGGCGACCAACATGGCCGGCCGCGGCACCGACATCGTGCTGGGCGGCAACGTCGACTTCCTGGCCGACCAGCGGCTGCGCAGCCAGGGTCTGGACCCGGTGGAGACTCCGGACGAGTACGAGGCCGCCTGGGATGCCACGCTGCGTGAGATCAAGGCGGTCGCGGCCGCCGAGGCCGAGGAAGTGATCGCGGCCGGCGGTCTGTACGTGCTGGGCACCGAGCGGCACGAGTCGCGGCGTATCGACAACCAGCTGCGCGGCCGGTCCGGCCGCCAAGGTGACCCGGGCGAGTCGCGGTTCTACCTGTCGTTGGGTGACGAGCTGATGCGACGGTTCAACGGTGCGGCGCTGGAGTCGTTGCTGACCCGGCTGAACCTGCCCGACGACGTGCCGATCGAGGCCAAGATGGTCACTCGGGCGATCAAGAGCGCCCAGACCCAGGTCGAGCAGCAGAACTTCGAGATCCGCAAGAACGTCCTCAAGTACGACGAGGTGATGAACCAGCAGCGCAAGGTGATCTACGCCGAGCGTCGCCGCATCCTCGACGGCGAGAACCTGGCCGAGCAGGCCCACGACATGCTCGTCGACGTGATCACCGCCTACGTCGACGGTGCGACCGCCGAGGGGTATGCGGAGGACTGGGACCTCGAGCAGCTGTGGACGGCGCTGAAGACCCTGTACCCGGTCGGGATCGACTATCACGAACTGCTGCACGCCGACGACATCGGCGAGGCCGATGACCTGACTCGCGAAGAACTGCTCGAGGCGCTGCTGGCCGACGCCGAGAACGCCTACGCGGCGCGTGAGGCCCAGGTCGACGGAACCGCCGGGCCCGGCGCCATGCGAGAGCTGGAACGCGGTGTGCTGCTGAGCGTTCTCGACCGCAAATGGCGCGAGCACCTCTATGAGATGGACTACCTCAAGGAGGGCATCGGTCTGCGGGCAATGGCGCAGCGTGACCCACTGGTCGAATACCAGCGGGAAGGCTTCGACATGTTCCGCGGCATGCTCGACGGTCTCAAGGAGGAGTCGGTCGGCTTCCTGTTCAACGTCGCCGTCGAGGCTGTCCCGAAGCAGACGGTGGCGCCGGTGGACGCCCCCGAGGGGTTGGCGGAGTTCGGGTTGCGCGCCAAGGGAATCGACGGCGCCAACGGGGCCGACGGCGCCAACGGGGCCGACGGCGCGGCGGGGCTGACCTATTCGGGTCCCGACGAGGACGGCTCCGCGCAGGTGCGGCGCGCCCGTGACCTGCAACCCGCGGGAGCCAGCAATCCCCAGTCTCGCCGCGAGCGTCGCGAAGCGGCCCGCCGCGAAGGCCGGGGGGCCCGGTTGCCGAAGGCGCCGCGCAAGAGCTGA
- the hpf gene encoding ribosome hibernation-promoting factor, HPF/YfiA family: MANQFVETSAPSVDVDERPDQSGAEIVVKGRNVEIPDHFRVYVAQKLARVERLDRSIRLFDVELKHANNRRQRKSCQQIDITAHGRGPVVRGEARADSFYAAFEAAIDRLESRLRRDKGRRNVSYGDKTPVSVAEATGATHLDPEFLAAAFDRDGTAEPDHREAAGHGGGHEHEPGQIVRTKEHAATPMSVDDALYEMELVGHDFFLFQDKETDQPSVVYRRHAYDYGLIRLV; this comes from the coding sequence ATGGCAAATCAATTTGTGGAAACCAGCGCGCCGTCGGTCGATGTGGACGAGCGGCCCGATCAGTCGGGTGCGGAGATCGTGGTCAAGGGTCGTAATGTCGAGATTCCAGACCATTTCCGGGTTTACGTCGCGCAGAAGCTGGCCCGCGTAGAGCGGTTGGACCGCTCGATCCGCCTGTTCGACGTCGAGCTCAAGCACGCCAACAACCGACGCCAGCGAAAATCCTGCCAGCAGATCGACATCACCGCGCACGGCCGCGGCCCGGTGGTCCGCGGTGAAGCGCGCGCCGACAGTTTCTATGCCGCGTTCGAGGCCGCGATCGACCGACTGGAGAGCCGGTTGCGCCGCGACAAGGGCCGCCGCAACGTCTCCTACGGTGACAAGACTCCCGTGTCGGTGGCTGAGGCCACCGGTGCCACCCATTTGGACCCGGAGTTCCTGGCCGCCGCCTTTGACCGGGACGGCACCGCCGAACCCGACCACCGCGAGGCGGCCGGGCACGGTGGGGGCCACGAGCACGAGCCCGGCCAGATCGTGCGCACCAAGGAACACGCCGCCACGCCCATGTCGGTCGACGACGCGCTCTATGAGATGGAGCTCGTCGGCCATGATTTCTTCCTGTTCCAGGACAAGGAGACCGACCAACCGTCGGTGGTCTACCGTCGGCACGCCTACGACTACGGCTTGATCCGGTTGGTCTGA
- a CDS encoding ComF family protein, giving the protein MLDAVLPLQCGGCGAPGSRWCAVCAAQLAVGPDEPRVITPRLDPQVPVFALGRYAGARRQAIVAVKERGRSDLIAPLASALGVALQRLLCWQMVDLPLTIIPAPTRRSAARRRGGDPIARIAASVAGHQCGVTVVPALRMRELTRDSVGLGSGARERNIAGRVLLRRRGLSDLSGAGDVLVVDDVVTTGATLAESVRVLRRARMPVSAALVIASV; this is encoded by the coding sequence GTGCTTGACGCGGTGCTTCCCCTGCAGTGCGGGGGCTGCGGTGCACCCGGGAGCCGGTGGTGCGCCGTCTGCGCCGCGCAGCTGGCCGTCGGGCCGGACGAACCACGGGTGATCACCCCGCGGCTGGATCCGCAGGTACCGGTGTTCGCACTGGGCCGTTACGCCGGTGCCCGCCGGCAGGCGATCGTCGCGGTCAAGGAACGGGGACGCAGCGACCTCATCGCTCCGCTGGCATCGGCGTTGGGGGTAGCGCTGCAGCGGCTGCTGTGCTGGCAGATGGTGGACCTGCCGCTGACGATCATCCCGGCGCCCACCCGCCGCAGCGCCGCCCGACGGCGCGGAGGCGATCCGATCGCGCGGATCGCGGCGTCGGTGGCAGGTCACCAGTGCGGCGTGACGGTCGTGCCGGCCTTGCGGATGCGGGAGCTGACCCGTGACTCGGTCGGCCTGGGCAGCGGCGCTCGGGAACGCAACATCGCCGGTCGAGTACTGCTGCGTCGGCGTGGGCTGTCGGATCTCTCCGGAGCGGGCGATGTCCTGGTCGTCGACGACGTCGTGACCACCGGGGCCACCCTGGCCGAGTCCGTGCGGGTGCTACGTCGCGCCCGAATGCCGGTATCTGCCGCGCTTGTGATCGCTTCGGTATGA
- a CDS encoding carboxymuconolactone decarboxylase family protein has protein sequence MPRLREIPRAEVTDEQILFFYDRLFGADVDPAAPAGPGGHRTIHGTPGDWWTVFAQAPQVFSHAVRGFALYRNASLDPLLRELGQARAGYARGSQFVFSQHCKQMRSLGMSEEKIAALPSWQVSDVFSGIERAVLAYTDALVYDGGRVPDAIFAVLQAHLSDREIMELTYITCMYDMHATICRALRLEFDDRPEPIVEVQAPEGLAVADLSADLAGD, from the coding sequence ATGCCCCGACTCCGCGAGATCCCGCGCGCCGAAGTGACCGACGAGCAGATCTTGTTCTTCTACGACCGGCTGTTCGGGGCCGACGTAGACCCCGCCGCTCCGGCCGGCCCCGGCGGCCACCGCACCATCCACGGCACGCCGGGGGACTGGTGGACGGTGTTCGCCCAGGCACCACAGGTGTTCTCCCACGCCGTGCGCGGATTCGCCCTGTATCGCAACGCCTCGCTGGACCCGCTGCTGCGCGAGCTCGGCCAGGCCCGTGCCGGCTATGCGCGCGGCAGCCAGTTCGTCTTCTCCCAGCACTGCAAACAGATGCGTTCGCTGGGCATGTCGGAGGAGAAGATCGCCGCGTTGCCGTCCTGGCAGGTCAGCGACGTCTTCTCGGGGATCGAGCGGGCGGTGCTGGCCTACACCGATGCCCTGGTCTACGACGGCGGGCGGGTGCCCGACGCGATCTTCGCGGTGCTGCAGGCGCACCTGTCCGACCGCGAAATCATGGAGCTGACCTACATCACCTGCATGTATGACATGCACGCCACCATCTGCCGTGCGCTGCGCCTGGAGTTCGACGATCGCCCCGAGCCGATCGTGGAGGTCCAGGCGCCCGAGGGCCTGGCGGTGGCCGACCTGTCGGCCGACCTGGCCGGGGATTAG
- a CDS encoding nitric-oxide reductase large subunit, with the protein MSTDVTQVGTPAGKSGRAEALIGKGWAQGVALVMIFGFLVMGILAYRTYTASMPMPDRVVTESGQELFSGADITRGQQLYQARGLMQYGSVLGHGAYLGPDYTAEYLRLATEDVADQFKAQGVANPHDDVVAEFRTNRYNADTKTLVFTDKQVRAFNDIEKHYADYFGEASTKYGLLPHMITDPGEIRDLTSFFAWTAWAAAADRPGHNYSYTNNWPSEPRVDNGPTGSVVVWSVLSLIMLLGGIGVMFTVYGRWSQNIGWHGTEMTKLEFRQPGEVPLTRSQRAAIWIFAVVAVLFLAQVLLGGAVEHYRADLSEFYGIDLAKILPYNLARTWHLQLSLFWTAAAFLAGGIFLVPFITRREPSKQSVLVYGLLGALAVVVFGSLTFEALSIFGVIKPGTVFSQQWEFLDLPRLFQVLLIVGLFLWIVIIWRGMRAKLATTSKMNLPWMFFFTGLAIPTFYAASLLAGSEAHFSVADFWRFWMVHLWVEDFLELFTTAMVAYMFVQLGVVRERVALLVIFLDIILYSAGGVIGTMHHLYFSGTPVEHMAMGAFFSAAEVIPLTFLTVEAWAFLQLGARQEAGGENNFPARWAVMFLVAVGFWNFLGAGIFGFLINLPVVSYYEIGTALTANHAHAAMFGVYGMLAVALAMFAFRYVIPADKWPNKLARISFWSMNIGLAWMVFVTLLPLGVLQLFHSVNAGYFEARSLGYITKPGNALLEWMRLPGDAILIVGGVLPFVWIAWIALRNFRSGETVDELPEHPLYTEVAADSAAASKD; encoded by the coding sequence ATGAGCACCGATGTGACACAAGTGGGCACGCCCGCCGGCAAATCCGGCCGTGCCGAGGCACTGATCGGCAAGGGTTGGGCACAGGGCGTGGCCCTGGTCATGATCTTCGGTTTCCTGGTGATGGGCATCCTGGCCTACCGCACCTACACGGCGTCGATGCCGATGCCCGACAGGGTTGTCACCGAATCCGGCCAGGAGCTGTTCTCCGGTGCCGACATCACCCGCGGCCAGCAGCTGTATCAGGCCCGCGGCCTCATGCAGTACGGCTCGGTGCTGGGCCACGGCGCCTATCTGGGGCCCGACTACACCGCCGAATATCTGCGGCTGGCCACCGAAGACGTCGCCGATCAGTTCAAGGCACAGGGCGTGGCGAACCCGCATGACGACGTGGTCGCCGAGTTCCGGACCAACCGCTACAACGCCGACACCAAGACCTTGGTGTTCACCGACAAGCAGGTCCGGGCGTTCAACGACATCGAGAAGCACTACGCCGACTACTTCGGCGAAGCCTCCACCAAGTACGGCCTGCTGCCGCACATGATCACCGACCCCGGCGAGATCCGGGACCTGACCTCGTTCTTCGCCTGGACCGCGTGGGCCGCGGCCGCGGATCGGCCCGGCCACAACTACAGCTACACCAACAACTGGCCCTCGGAGCCGCGCGTCGACAACGGCCCGACCGGGTCGGTCGTGGTGTGGTCGGTGCTGTCGCTGATCATGCTGCTCGGCGGCATCGGAGTCATGTTCACCGTCTACGGCCGCTGGAGCCAGAACATCGGCTGGCACGGCACCGAGATGACCAAGCTGGAGTTCCGCCAGCCCGGCGAGGTGCCGCTGACCCGCTCGCAGCGTGCCGCGATCTGGATCTTCGCCGTCGTCGCAGTGCTGTTCCTGGCCCAGGTCCTGCTCGGCGGGGCCGTCGAGCACTATCGCGCCGATCTGTCGGAGTTCTACGGGATCGACCTGGCGAAGATCCTCCCCTACAACCTGGCCCGGACCTGGCACCTGCAGCTGTCGCTGTTCTGGACCGCGGCGGCGTTCCTGGCCGGCGGGATCTTCTTGGTGCCGTTCATCACCCGCCGCGAACCCAGTAAGCAGTCGGTACTGGTCTACGGACTGCTCGGCGCGCTGGCGGTGGTGGTCTTCGGTTCCCTGACGTTCGAGGCACTCTCGATCTTCGGGGTGATCAAGCCGGGCACCGTGTTCTCTCAGCAGTGGGAGTTCCTGGACCTGCCGCGGTTGTTCCAGGTGCTGCTGATCGTCGGCCTGTTCTTGTGGATCGTCATCATCTGGCGCGGCATGCGCGCGAAGCTGGCGACCACCTCGAAGATGAACCTGCCCTGGATGTTCTTCTTCACCGGGCTGGCCATTCCGACGTTCTACGCGGCCAGCCTGCTGGCCGGCAGTGAGGCACACTTCTCGGTCGCCGATTTCTGGCGGTTCTGGATGGTGCACCTGTGGGTGGAGGACTTCCTGGAGCTGTTCACCACCGCGATGGTGGCCTACATGTTCGTCCAGCTCGGGGTGGTGCGCGAACGCGTCGCGCTGCTGGTCATCTTCCTCGACATCATCCTGTACTCCGCCGGCGGCGTGATCGGCACCATGCACCACCTGTACTTCTCCGGCACCCCGGTGGAGCACATGGCGATGGGCGCCTTCTTCTCGGCCGCCGAGGTCATCCCGCTGACCTTCCTGACCGTGGAAGCCTGGGCCTTCCTGCAGCTGGGCGCTCGCCAGGAGGCCGGCGGCGAGAACAACTTCCCGGCTCGCTGGGCGGTGATGTTCCTGGTCGCCGTCGGGTTCTGGAACTTCCTGGGCGCAGGCATCTTCGGGTTCCTGATCAACCTGCCGGTGGTGTCCTACTACGAGATCGGCACGGCGCTGACCGCCAACCACGCCCACGCGGCGATGTTCGGGGTCTACGGCATGCTCGCGGTGGCACTGGCGATGTTCGCCTTCCGGTACGTGATCCCGGCGGATAAGTGGCCGAACAAGCTGGCCCGAATCTCCTTCTGGAGCATGAACATCGGCCTGGCGTGGATGGTCTTCGTCACGCTGCTGCCGCTGGGTGTGCTGCAGTTGTTCCACTCGGTCAACGCCGGCTACTTCGAGGCACGCTCACTGGGGTACATCACCAAGCCCGGCAACGCGCTGCTGGAATGGATGCGACTGCCCGGCGACGCGATCCTGATCGTCGGCGGCGTGCTGCCCTTCGTCTGGATCGCGTGGATCGCGCTGCGCAACTTCCGCTCCGGCGAGACGGTCGACGAGTTGCCGGAGCACCCGCTCTACACCGAGGTCGCCGCGGATTCCGCGGCCGCGAGCAAGGACTGA
- a CDS encoding slipin family protein, whose protein sequence is MITVLALAIVALAVLAYFALNVVREYERGVVFRMGHARPLYQPGLKFLFPLVDKMIRVDQRVVTLTIPPQEVITRDNVPARVNAVVMFQVTDPLKAIMEVENYAVATSQIAQTTLRSLLGRADLDTLLAHRDDLNADLRTIIDKQTEPWGVQVRVVEIKDVEIPESMQRAMAREAEAERERRAKVINARGELQASEELSQAAERLSQNPASLQLRYLQTLLELGADQNSTVVFPLPVDIITPFLGGAAEALRAAKRNT, encoded by the coding sequence CTGATCACCGTACTGGCGCTGGCCATCGTCGCACTGGCCGTGCTGGCATATTTCGCGCTGAACGTGGTACGCGAGTACGAACGCGGCGTGGTGTTCCGGATGGGTCATGCGCGCCCGCTCTATCAACCCGGACTGAAGTTTTTGTTCCCCTTGGTGGACAAGATGATTCGGGTTGATCAGCGGGTGGTGACCCTGACCATTCCCCCGCAGGAGGTGATCACCCGTGACAATGTTCCGGCCCGGGTGAACGCCGTGGTGATGTTCCAGGTCACCGACCCGCTCAAGGCGATCATGGAGGTGGAGAACTACGCCGTGGCCACCTCGCAGATCGCCCAGACCACGCTGCGTTCCCTGTTGGGGCGCGCGGATCTGGACACGTTGCTGGCGCACCGCGACGATCTCAACGCCGACCTGCGCACGATCATCGACAAGCAGACCGAGCCGTGGGGCGTGCAGGTGCGGGTGGTCGAGATCAAGGACGTGGAGATCCCCGAGTCGATGCAACGGGCGATGGCCCGCGAGGCCGAGGCCGAACGCGAGCGCCGGGCGAAGGTGATCAACGCCCGCGGCGAGCTACAGGCTTCCGAGGAACTCAGCCAGGCTGCCGAGCGGCTCTCGCAGAACCCGGCCTCGCTGCAACTGCGTTACCTGCAAACCCTGTTGGAACTCGGGGCCGACCAGAACTCCACCGTGGTCTTCCCGCTGCCGGTGGACATCATCACCCCGTTCCTGGGCGGCGCGGCCGAGGCGCTGCGCGCCGCCAAGCGGAACACGTAG